The Ignavibacteria bacterium genome contains the following window.
AATAAATTCTCGAACTTGTGTTTGTGCTTCCAATATTTAAAAGGACCTTTTTTCTGGATATCGACGATTAATTTATTTTCAATTATACTTTCGATCACGATTACCCAGTTAACACCAACGAAAGGTAAAACGTTCAATTTTATTTTTATCTCAGATTCTTTTTGAAGAGGCGAATGTGAAATAGAAATAATTTTAATTAAAGGATAGCGCGGCAATATTAATCTTAAATTTTTCGGATTCAAATGAAACGCGAATATCTTTTCAACGTCAGTTT
Protein-coding sequences here:
- a CDS encoding SRPBCC family protein — protein: MHHITKSLSLKTDVEKIFAFHLNPKNLRLILPRYPLIKIISISHSPLQKESEIKIKLNVLPFVGVNWVIVIESIIENKLIVDIQKKGPFKYWKHKHKFENLFDGTTIMTDEIAFEIGFGIIGKILSPIIKSQIEKMFESRHNKMELLFGG